A portion of the Stella humosa genome contains these proteins:
- a CDS encoding ComEC/Rec2 family competence protein, with amino-acid sequence MIAIDAATAGRERLLPRAMAALHGDSDRWPLWLPVAIGCGIAGYFALAEEPAGWLGAAVLAILVAAAFVLRARPVVRGVLLALAAIAAGFAAIQVSAWTADAPRIERRLPATTVEARIEHAGPRESGMRMVVQPLRIDGWTGPLPRRLRITVPARMGDPGLAPGRRVVLRAVLLPLPAPAVPDAFDFQRQAYFQGLGGLGYATTAPRLVEGEAAGAADAIAGLRHTMTQRIQAAIGGAAGAVAAALVTGERTAIPETVNVAMRDTGLAHLLSISGLHISLVAGIVFLALRTLMAAVPGLALYWPVKKWAALGAILASLFYLLLSGSEVPTQRSFLMSAIVFAAMLVDREAISLRLVAWAAAAILLLVPEAMVGASFQMSFAAVLALVAAYEAGRPRIRALRADLGPSGRVFLYVGLLCFTTVIATAATTPFALYHFNRFAAYAMPANLIAVPLTSFWVMPWAVVAVLAMPFGLEAWPLAAMGWGVELILVAAAWIAAWPGAAWTVPAMPVASLALCTLGGLWLCLWRHAMRLAGLVPILLGLLGIGWYQPPDVLVDGDARAVAVRGPGGYWIFETRAAEIVVDTWLRRAAGDRLPWPEAAGSPHLLPQCDQRLCRFRSQGQRVVVARRRDGLTEACRSAEVVIALVPMRWDCGRGVVAIDRRDLEREGAHAIRLGGGKAQVETVAAARGRRPWTATIAADEDQ; translated from the coding sequence ATGATTGCGATCGACGCGGCGACGGCCGGGCGGGAAAGGTTGCTGCCACGCGCCATGGCGGCACTGCACGGCGATTCCGACCGTTGGCCGCTCTGGTTGCCGGTCGCGATCGGCTGCGGGATCGCCGGCTACTTCGCTCTGGCCGAGGAGCCGGCCGGCTGGCTGGGCGCGGCCGTCCTGGCGATCCTGGTGGCCGCTGCCTTCGTGCTGCGCGCCCGGCCGGTGGTTCGCGGCGTGCTGCTGGCCCTGGCGGCGATCGCGGCCGGTTTCGCCGCCATCCAGGTGTCGGCCTGGACCGCCGACGCACCGCGCATCGAGCGGCGCCTGCCGGCCACCACGGTGGAAGCGCGGATCGAGCATGCGGGCCCCCGCGAGAGCGGCATGCGCATGGTGGTGCAGCCGCTGCGCATCGACGGGTGGACCGGGCCGCTGCCGCGCCGCCTGCGCATCACCGTGCCAGCCCGGATGGGCGACCCCGGCCTGGCACCGGGGCGCCGCGTCGTCCTGCGGGCGGTGCTTCTGCCGCTGCCGGCGCCGGCCGTGCCCGATGCCTTCGACTTCCAGCGGCAGGCCTATTTCCAGGGCTTGGGCGGGCTGGGCTATGCCACCACCGCCCCACGTCTCGTGGAGGGGGAGGCGGCGGGGGCCGCCGACGCCATCGCCGGTCTGCGCCACACCATGACACAGCGCATCCAGGCGGCGATCGGTGGCGCGGCGGGTGCTGTCGCGGCGGCGCTCGTGACCGGTGAGCGCACGGCGATCCCCGAGACGGTCAACGTCGCCATGCGCGACACGGGCCTGGCCCACCTGCTGTCGATCTCGGGCCTGCATATCAGCCTGGTGGCCGGCATCGTCTTCCTGGCCCTGCGCACGCTGATGGCTGCCGTGCCGGGCCTGGCGCTCTACTGGCCGGTGAAGAAGTGGGCGGCGCTCGGTGCCATCCTGGCCTCGCTCTTCTACCTGCTGCTGTCGGGCTCGGAGGTGCCGACGCAGCGATCCTTCCTGATGTCGGCCATCGTCTTCGCGGCCATGCTGGTGGACCGCGAGGCGATCTCGCTGCGGCTGGTGGCATGGGCGGCGGCAGCCATCCTGTTGCTGGTGCCGGAAGCCATGGTGGGCGCCAGCTTCCAGATGTCGTTCGCGGCCGTGCTGGCGCTGGTCGCCGCCTACGAGGCCGGCCGCCCGCGCATCCGGGCCTTGCGCGCCGATCTTGGCCCGTCCGGCCGGGTGTTCCTCTATGTCGGGCTGCTCTGCTTCACCACGGTGATCGCGACGGCGGCGACGACCCCGTTCGCCCTCTACCACTTCAACCGCTTTGCCGCCTACGCCATGCCGGCCAACCTGATCGCGGTGCCGCTGACCAGCTTCTGGGTGATGCCCTGGGCCGTGGTCGCGGTGCTGGCCATGCCGTTCGGGCTGGAGGCTTGGCCGCTGGCCGCCATGGGCTGGGGCGTGGAACTGATCCTGGTGGCTGCCGCCTGGATCGCCGCCTGGCCAGGTGCCGCCTGGACCGTTCCGGCCATGCCGGTGGCATCCCTGGCGCTGTGCACGCTGGGTGGCCTGTGGCTCTGCCTATGGCGCCACGCCATGCGGCTGGCGGGGCTGGTGCCGATCCTGCTGGGGCTGCTGGGGATCGGCTGGTACCAGCCACCCGACGTGCTGGTCGACGGCGACGCGCGCGCGGTGGCCGTGCGCGGCCCGGGCGGCTACTGGATCTTCGAGACGCGGGCGGCTGAGATCGTGGTCGACACCTGGCTGCGCCGGGCGGCCGGCGACCGCCTGCCATGGCCGGAGGCGGCTGGCAGCCCGCACTTGCTGCCGCAGTGCGACCAGCGCCTCTGCCGCTTCCGCTCGCAAGGCCAGCGGGTGGTCGTGGCGCGCCGCCGCGACGGGCTGACCGAGGCCTGCCGTAGCGCGGAGGTGGTGATCGCTTTGGTCCCCATGCGTTGGGACTGCGGGCGCGGCGTCGTTGCCATCGACCGCCGCGACCTGGAGCGGGAGGGCGCCCACGCCATCCGTCTCGGCGGCGGCAAGGCACAGGTGGAAACGGTGGCGGCTGCCCGCGGCCGCCGTCCCTGGACAGCGACCATTGCGGCCGACGAGGATCAGTAG
- the gltX gene encoding glutamate--tRNA ligase, translating to MTVVTRFAPSPTGYLHIGGARTALFNWLFSRHHGGVFRLRIEDTDRQRSTDAAVEAIIDGLGWLGLAWDDAIVFQFARAPRHAEVALKMLDEGRAYRCWASPEELEEMRAKARAEGRPIRYDGRWRDRDPAEGPAGVKPVIRLRAPQIGETVIDDMVQGQVRVANEQLDDMVLLRADGTPTYMLSVVVDDHDMDVTHVIRGDDHLTNAFRQTQIYRAMGWDVPGFAHIPLIHGPDGAKLSKRHGALGVDAYRDMGYLPEALCNYLLRLGWGHGDDEIIPAEQAIALFDLDGVGRSPSRLDFDKLGNLNGHYLRQADDDRLMTALVPFIAGAAGHTPDAEGLRRLRQGMGGLKVRAKTLKELAELAAFYVRQRPLPIDDKARRLLDEKGRGLLERALPALAAVEPWSAETVESAVRALAEQEGTKLGQVAQPLRAALAGSTISPGIFEVIEILGREETLGRIRDAAMPV from the coding sequence ATGACGGTCGTCACCCGGTTCGCGCCCTCGCCTACCGGCTATCTCCATATCGGCGGCGCTCGCACGGCGCTCTTCAACTGGCTGTTCTCGCGCCATCATGGCGGCGTGTTCCGGCTGCGTATCGAGGACACCGACCGACAGCGATCGACCGATGCCGCGGTGGAGGCGATCATCGACGGGCTGGGCTGGCTGGGTCTCGCCTGGGACGACGCCATCGTGTTCCAGTTTGCCCGCGCGCCCCGCCATGCCGAGGTCGCGCTGAAGATGCTGGACGAAGGCCGCGCCTATCGCTGCTGGGCTTCGCCCGAGGAGCTGGAGGAGATGCGCGCCAAGGCCCGTGCCGAGGGCCGGCCGATCCGCTATGATGGGCGCTGGCGCGACCGCGACCCGGCCGAGGGCCCGGCCGGCGTGAAGCCCGTCATCCGCCTGCGCGCGCCCCAGATCGGCGAGACGGTGATCGACGACATGGTCCAGGGCCAGGTCCGGGTCGCCAACGAGCAGCTCGACGACATGGTGCTGCTGCGCGCCGACGGCACGCCCACCTACATGCTGTCGGTGGTGGTCGACGACCACGACATGGACGTGACCCACGTCATCCGCGGCGACGACCACCTGACCAACGCCTTCCGCCAGACCCAGATTTATCGCGCGATGGGCTGGGACGTACCGGGCTTCGCTCATATCCCGCTGATCCACGGACCGGATGGGGCCAAGCTGTCCAAGCGCCACGGCGCGCTCGGCGTCGATGCCTATCGCGACATGGGCTATCTGCCCGAGGCCTTGTGCAACTACCTGCTACGGCTCGGCTGGGGCCATGGCGACGATGAGATCATCCCGGCCGAGCAGGCGATCGCGCTGTTCGACCTGGACGGCGTCGGCCGCTCGCCCTCGCGCCTGGATTTCGACAAGCTGGGCAACCTGAACGGCCACTATCTGCGCCAGGCCGACGACGACCGGCTGATGACCGCGCTGGTGCCGTTCATCGCCGGGGCCGCCGGCCATACGCCCGATGCCGAGGGGCTGCGCCGCCTGCGCCAGGGCATGGGCGGGCTGAAGGTGCGGGCCAAGACGCTGAAGGAACTGGCGGAGTTGGCCGCCTTCTACGTGCGCCAGCGGCCGCTGCCGATCGACGACAAGGCGCGCCGTCTGCTCGACGAAAAGGGACGCGGCCTGCTGGAGCGCGCCCTGCCCGCCCTGGCCGCGGTCGAGCCCTGGTCGGCCGAGACCGTCGAGTCCGCCGTGCGCGCGCTGGCCGAGCAGGAAGGGACCAAGCTGGGCCAGGTTGCCCAGCCGCTGCGCGCCGCGCTCGCCGGCTCGACGATTTCGCCCGGTATTTTCGAGGTCATCGAGATCCTTGGCCGTGAGGAGACGCTAGGCCGGATACGCGATGCTGCCATGCCGGTTTGA